A region from the Curtobacterium sp. MCBA15_012 genome encodes:
- the dhaK gene encoding dihydroxyacetone kinase subunit DhaK, whose amino-acid sequence MKKLINDPQAVVTETVRGFAQAHADHVVLVEDPIHIRRVDAPVAGKVGIVSGGGSGHEPLHAGFVGYGMLDAAVPGPVFTSPSPDPIVAATKAVDGGAGVLHIVKNYTGDVLNFETAAELAAMEDVRVEAVVVDDDVAVQDSLYTAGRRGVAGTVVVEKCAGAAAERGDDLDAVAAIARRVNAATRSMGLALSSGTVPHAGEPSFTLADDEVELGIGIHGEPGRERIPMAPADRLVDRVIEPVLTDLDAPAGSDLLLLVNGMGGTPLSELYIVYRRAAEVLAERGHRVARSVVGDYVTSLEMQGFSLTVTVLDEELTALWDAPVETPALRWGR is encoded by the coding sequence GTGAAGAAGCTCATCAACGACCCGCAGGCCGTCGTCACCGAGACCGTCCGAGGCTTCGCGCAGGCGCACGCCGACCACGTCGTCCTGGTCGAGGACCCGATCCACATCCGCCGCGTGGACGCTCCCGTGGCCGGCAAGGTCGGGATCGTCAGCGGTGGTGGCAGCGGCCACGAACCGCTGCACGCCGGGTTCGTCGGGTACGGCATGCTCGACGCGGCCGTTCCCGGACCGGTGTTCACGAGCCCGAGCCCGGACCCGATCGTCGCCGCGACGAAGGCCGTCGACGGGGGAGCGGGCGTGCTCCACATCGTCAAGAACTACACCGGCGACGTCCTGAACTTCGAGACCGCCGCCGAGCTCGCGGCGATGGAGGACGTGCGCGTCGAGGCCGTCGTGGTGGACGACGACGTCGCCGTGCAGGACTCGCTCTACACGGCCGGCCGCCGCGGGGTCGCCGGGACCGTGGTCGTGGAGAAGTGCGCGGGCGCCGCCGCCGAGCGCGGCGACGACCTGGACGCGGTGGCCGCGATCGCCCGCCGGGTGAACGCCGCGACCCGGTCGATGGGGCTCGCCCTGTCCTCGGGGACCGTGCCGCACGCCGGCGAACCGTCGTTCACGCTCGCCGACGACGAGGTCGAGCTCGGCATCGGCATCCACGGCGAGCCCGGTCGGGAGCGCATCCCGATGGCGCCGGCCGACCGACTCGTGGACCGGGTGATCGAGCCGGTGCTCACCGATCTCGACGCCCCCGCGGGCTCTGACCTGCTGCTCCTGGTGAACGGCATGGGCGGCACGCCGCTCTCCGAGCTGTACATCGTCTACCGACGCGCCGCCGAGGTGCTCGCGGAGCGTGGCCACCGGGTCGCGCGTAGCGTGGTCGGCGACTACGTCACGTCCCTCGAGATGCAGGGGTTCTCGCTCACCGTCACGGTGCTGGACGAGGAACTCACCGCCCTCTGGGACGCCCCGGTGGAGACCCCGGCCCTGCGCTGGGGTCGCTGA
- the dhaL gene encoding dihydroxyacetone kinase subunit DhaL, producing MALDTAWATDWVHRTLATIDEHRAELVTLDREIGDGDHGENLDRGFRAVVEAVDAGSFDTPGAVLKVVATKLISTVGGAAGPLFGTAYLKAAQAAGDATELDADALVAVLTAARDGVVSRGKAEVGDKTMVDAWSAAVDAAATAAAAGESPERVLEAAADAARTGAESTEPLVARKGRASYLGERAVGHRDPGAQSTAYILRAAADAA from the coding sequence TTGGCGCTCGACACCGCATGGGCCACCGACTGGGTGCACCGCACCCTCGCCACGATCGACGAACACCGTGCCGAGCTCGTCACGCTCGACCGTGAGATCGGCGACGGCGACCACGGCGAGAACCTCGACCGCGGCTTCCGCGCCGTCGTCGAGGCCGTCGACGCCGGGTCCTTCGACACCCCCGGCGCGGTGCTCAAGGTCGTCGCGACGAAGCTCATCTCGACCGTCGGAGGCGCTGCCGGGCCGCTGTTCGGGACGGCGTACCTGAAGGCCGCGCAGGCCGCGGGTGACGCGACCGAGCTCGACGCCGACGCCCTCGTAGCCGTGCTCACGGCGGCCCGCGACGGCGTGGTGTCCCGTGGCAAGGCCGAGGTCGGCGACAAGACGATGGTGGACGCCTGGTCGGCAGCGGTCGACGCCGCAGCGACGGCCGCCGCCGCGGGGGAGTCGCCCGAGCGCGTGCTCGAGGCCGCCGCGGACGCCGCACGCACCGGTGCCGAGTCGACCGAACCGCTGGTCGCCCGCAAGGGTCGTGCGAGCTACCTCGGCGAGCGGGCCGTCGGGCACCGCGACCCGGGCGCACAGTCGACGGCGTACATCCTGCGCGCCGCGGCGGACGCGGCGTGA
- the dhaM gene encoding dihydroxyacetone kinase phosphoryl donor subunit DhaM has product MTVGILVVSHSAAIAEGTVALARQMAADVPLVAAGGTDDGGIGTSFEAITEGIGELAGADAVVVLCDLGSAYLTVDTALDFLDDDARGRVHVSSAPVVEGTIAAAVAAQTGGDADAVLAAAATAATSGADAGSASSPVLGDQTAGAASDAPSGDGPGGAVPVDGTADGDDAVASATVELVNESGLHARPAAEFVKAAAKHEARVTVNGVDAKSLLAIMALALPKGASVTIDATGPDARDAVDTLVSLVRSGFGE; this is encoded by the coding sequence GTGACCGTCGGGATCCTCGTCGTCTCGCACAGCGCGGCGATCGCCGAGGGAACCGTGGCCCTGGCCCGGCAGATGGCCGCGGACGTGCCGCTCGTCGCCGCCGGCGGGACCGACGACGGCGGGATCGGCACCTCGTTCGAGGCGATCACCGAGGGGATCGGGGAACTCGCCGGTGCCGACGCGGTCGTGGTGCTGTGCGACCTCGGCTCGGCCTACCTGACGGTGGACACCGCGCTCGACTTCCTCGACGACGACGCCCGGGGTCGCGTGCACGTGTCCTCGGCACCCGTCGTCGAGGGCACGATCGCCGCGGCCGTGGCCGCGCAGACCGGAGGCGACGCCGACGCCGTGCTCGCCGCGGCGGCGACCGCCGCGACCAGCGGGGCGGACGCGGGCAGCGCCTCCAGTCCGGTGCTCGGCGACCAGACCGCCGGGGCCGCGTCCGACGCGCCGTCGGGTGACGGGCCTGGAGGCGCGGTGCCGGTGGACGGCACAGCCGACGGTGACGACGCGGTCGCGTCCGCGACCGTCGAACTGGTGAACGAGAGCGGGCTGCACGCCCGCCCCGCGGCCGAGTTCGTCAAGGCCGCGGCGAAGCACGAGGCCCGGGTGACGGTGAACGGCGTGGACGCCAAGAGCCTGCTCGCGATCATGGCGCTCGCCCTGCCGAAGGGCGCGTCCGTGACCATCGACGCGACCGGGCC